From Nicotiana tabacum cultivar K326 chromosome 22, ASM71507v2, whole genome shotgun sequence, one genomic window encodes:
- the LOC107811088 gene encoding E3 ubiquitin-protein ligase SIRP1-like, with amino-acid sequence MDGRGASRYWCHQCSRRVDPAMEVELKCPICQQGFVEEMGSETALENDLGGSDSDRALTLWAPILLGMMSNPRRRRSRFRHHLEFDSDDDDDHTREGGETELDPELASIMNRRRRNSATILQLLQSIRAGMENADGENSRETVRDGEERVILVNPFNQTIIVQGSYDSDNNDRPIGSLGDYFIGPGLDMLLQHLAENDPNRYGTPPAQKEAVEALPAVKIDETLQCSVCLEDFEIGTEAKEMPCKHKFHSECILPWLELHSTCPVCRHQLPSDESKVENVTGNTNAAQSSDTRNENGRRFPVSLPWPLSGLFTSGTQSSNGNSSSTTTSSSGNANSNAHMHDD; translated from the coding sequence ATGGATGGAAGAGGAGCATCAAGATATTGGTGTCAtcagtgttcaaggagggtggaCCCCGCAATGGAGGTGGAATTGAAATGTCCCATTTGTCAACAAGGTTTTGTTGAGGAAATGGGATCAGAAACTGCTCTTGAAAATGATTTGGGAGGGTCCGACTCTGATCGTGCCCTCACGCTATGGGCGCCAATCTTGTTAGGCATGATGAGCAACCCTCGTCGTCGTCGATCCAGGTTTAGGCATCATCTCGAATTTGatagtgatgatgatgatgatcatACTCGTGAAGGGGGAGAGACTGAACTTGATCCTGAGCTGGCATCTATAATGAATAGGCGGAGGAGGAACTCTGCCACTATTCTCCAGCTCTTGCAAAGTATTCGAGCTGGAATGGAGAATGCTGACGGTGAAAATAGTAGGGAGACTGTTAGGGATGGTGAGGAGCGTGTGATACTTGTAAATCCGTTCAATCAAACCATCATTGTGCAGGGTTCTTATGATTCGGATAATAATGACCGACCCATTGGCTCATTGGGTGATTATTTCATTGGTCCTGGTTTAGACATGTTGCTGCAACATTTGGCTGAGAATGATCCGAATAGGTATGGTACTCCACCAGCTCAAAAAGAGGCTGTAGAGGCGTTGCCTGCGGTGAAAATTGACGAGACACTGCAGTGTTCCGTGTGTTTGGAAGACTTTGAGATTGGGACTGAAGCCAAAGAGATGCCTTGTAAGCACAAGTTTCACAGCGAGTGTATCTTACCGTGGCTGGAGCTTCATAGCACCTGTCCAGTCTGTAGGCACCAGTTGCCCTCTGATGAATCAAAAGTTGAGAATGTCACTGGTAACACAAATGCTGCTCAGAGTAGTGATACAAGGAATGAAAACGGTCGACGTTTTCCAGTGTCGCTTCCATGGCCTTTGAGTGGTTTGTTTACATCAGGTACCCAATCTAGTAATGGAAATTCATCATCAACGactacttcttcatcaggaaatgCAAACTCAAATGCTCATATGCATGATGATTAG